Within the Photobacterium swingsii genome, the region AGATTACAAAACCATAATTTTCAGCCCCCATATACCGAATAAGATAAGGGTAATATAAAAAAGGAACAAATAATGTTAGCATTTGAATACCTCCCAAATAAGAGATATTCTTAACAAACTTTTTTATAGACATTTACATTTACGCTTTTAATAAATACCCTTCATATTAACGAAGGGTATTAGACTAGTATAAAAATGATATTGGAATCTGGATTTCTTTTGGTGCAGGCTTAATTATATGCTTAGTTGTTTTATGCGGGAATATTTCACCTGCTTTAATATAATCTAGAACTAATTGTTTATCTACCTTAAAGTCATCCCTCCACGAGGTGACAACAACACTAGAGCTATCATATGATAGCAGTATTGCAGGTATTCGTTTTAAACCCAGTTTTTTAGCAACATTATAGCGATGATGTCCATCCATAATTGCATACGTTGTTTTCTCAAGTAAAACAGGTACTCGCCAAATCCCTTCATCCTTGATTCTTTCAGCGAGCCATTCAACCCGGCTGGGTATATGTTCCTCTGTTTCTTTGATCAAATCAATATTAACTAACTCTAAGCTGTACACAATAAAATCCTTATTATATTTCCTTTAGGCAATCAATTAAGTATTGATTATCTGCCGAATTCCTTACTGCCAGTCTTATATAGTTACTATTATCTTCAAAACCTTGTTTTTTAGAACAGTCTTTAGCAAGAATACTGAATTTTTGACAAAGTTCAGAGACAAGTTCTTCTGAATTTTTACCTATAACTTCACATAATATGTAGTTAGCTTGAGATTCTATCGGTCTTAAAAATGGAACTTGCTCAAGTTGCTGATAAAAAGCATTACGCTCATTAATAATACTCTTACAACCAGAATTATATACTTTTTGGTATTTCCCTATAATTTGGAAAAAGAACTCGCCCAGAGAGTTTATATTCCAAACAGGTATTTTCTTTTTAATTCGAGATATTAAAGTAGTATTTGATGATGCCAATACACCTAAGCGAATACCTGGCACACCATAACTCTTACTAATACTCTTTATAACAATTAGTCCAGAGTATAAATTCAATGTATCTTCAGATAATAGTGTTGATTCGATACCGTTAACGGCAAAGTCTACAAAAGATTCATCAACGATCAATTTTTTATTTTCTTTCTTAAACCAATGTATAAGTTCAAGTAAATCATCATACTTAATAAAGTTTCCAGATGGATTGTCTGGATTAATTAAAAGAACGCCATCAACTTTTTCAGCTAATCGCTTAATGTCTTCTATTGTGTATGAATAATTTTTGTTCGTAATTTTCTCTAGGTGTACATTTTTAAACCTTGCAGAATACTCTTCAAAGGTAGGTAAAAACAAACCTAATTTA harbors:
- a CDS encoding ParB N-terminal domain-containing protein; translated protein: MYSLELVNIDLIKETEEHIPSRVEWLAERIKDEGIWRVPVLLEKTTYAIMDGHHRYNVAKKLGLKRIPAILLSYDSSSVVVTSWRDDFKVDKQLVLDYIKAGEIFPHKTTKHIIKPAPKEIQIPISFLY